The following proteins come from a genomic window of Diceros bicornis minor isolate mBicDic1 chromosome 36, mDicBic1.mat.cur, whole genome shotgun sequence:
- the TASOR2 gene encoding protein TASOR 2 isoform X3: MAAPAHKSILELSENVLTSPWKGKLIIQGCQLCDITLWSSYGSVVPTQLPRELDFKYVMKVSALKKRLPEAAFRKQNYLEQKVCCQDMCFDMYEVELSNKQGEKIDKLTEYIKNKQLAIIKCLEERGFFILLTSSALISETNFGDERMGLHGLHLFHSSPSTGLKDLKVEDDVSLKVIPILPALNCALLEAKKSFTEEGICPNTLVKHNFQELYKVDKSPSLAASQEGIKDTAFFGKLSNGFDLVPPAEKCPLQSLTQLKSYFSDPSGYILEVSTALDLLAERPQSPYISDGICDAGFSLVMTPDPEFLDSEAEVRKEAETERNSEEMFKARQRAVVPLSPASNLRVRPKRKASMPPGVQSKRVNLCRPFPKRTPAGANKCSDSPATLKLVKGQFPQKRKRGAEVLAAQFVQTTKLDRKNQDAPISKDVPVATNAKRAKKPEKSPVKTVSRAKPPVKKSPQKQRVNIVKGNQNPRIRKQPQPARGETASQLQSEISSDGRENVISINTAQPENITVAQKGLPENSIVNCDSQALNMLADLALSAATSTPPSSEPRNLPCSPEVPENNVLLSKEPSLCGTSDHEYHRGVKNQKGGPLPKPSSDKKSNPTSDPTVSHEEERLVPGSQAPLEGQLAPPEEILETSDSSQSSFVAVEHSYALFLAEHSKKHLQQRGVPGPAFAKNGTKGPEAGTPVGKVMPFRHQQSTSPLQKLSEDSLLKRKSKLLSSSLKDFYCSHTVFSCDGSFKVTFKCDTEYVFSLDSKYTNNPLEKTVIRALHGPWNTDLPDNVEEVKLLLHMWVALFYSNQNKVIRSSRKVVEHSNPAKYVSINSTLESFEFSELEELPSVERCSVDPLLETNETPIGHTAEVSFPDTNSLLPFMKPPPARGLELWVQSEQKEIFAREGGPDTPESQNFIYSCNKEIIGRKAEQESSDKLETSNLVLSGIGSTQTNGPSIPSEDKTFEPLDSTRVTSYNDTVTQTTFTKTYDGISNQSVICQKSVYSTLENKVDIFHATMQTKPGALQGLIQHSSPINKECQPSLARKDDVGYVMINLEPVTLTFEKNAYVPVHPEVLNRADKPTIFNMESIKQISPPTSPRHSISTFEKAQTQGLRDIPSLAMSGQKGTKYLCASSVNRETLAKEMCSLQKEIPVPGSSSPSDNSLVTEALSLVKSSNYSLPREEMKLSQEFFLPARSLCGVSLEEAIEPSQVEAASSSASATLEKNYSLNCVPSISSLSDGSLELKNDKSGLNSENMNFESFNSAFTKQTSLSMNREEVSLELSEEDSDIDLTLTISPPTSPREEMPAGETEQHQEAPLSNLELQDMAEEIIEPEEVTFVENREVNSANYTSVYPTVSEKPLENEERKGDHLQTVTLILAKETCALEIAEEVNVSSDFPFGSLIEEVSPASSPDPQVPVEETQPSQAVSLCSLKLPDTQCEKSDRFSQIESVDLAITEKESSFVGPTHPVGQGDLTQVQQMLLPAETPLALNNHPARRDRHLTLPGKVTEEVVPNEHDEGFSLSEEVPHCDTELDQPTSAASFRDDFKPSLEKLVTGNRLQPISVENRNSDLNHLVLETSEPPFSPRKIIVSKSLADTFVSTTAPSSLVNVLLKEQTSLKGTKKNLFSSDLKIDESNYMQVKSLSSSSVDGAGISQAYVHSESPKLACSSASATLTHCTRSINAEAGFQTQEISVVRMASLLKNSDTEAELHEKAIDLGGLGSQSNTTSPEGKQKSHMLQDMSPCETKDLLNGGLFPTCLHADSYQKIAVTSENIGKEPSASVPKSCAPLVCGVSTEQIENKSAGGLRAREDSETLGGDMDISGTPIMNSDIHYEPLSGDSDQDFFGDCRNPKLEVEDSCTLRCSHTKKKEDASKDDYASFLGLNNSDNEDWGYSNQVPGLETSIPPRNWSVGLKKGDKCVPRYIQIRDLHGIPRTYTNFTVTRELNETTRTLHSLRRQPSFTAQCGLLSSWTNTWRVADDLTQNTLDLEYLRFAHKLKQIVKNGDSQRSASCTSVFLKESPLQIAAGAFPLTKLSESPVLYPASRSRSPLVVTVVHSDPRQRSQHTRGHIPSNLDSSSFWKERCGRSRNHLTNSERNKTVSFHLNKLKYNSTLKESRNDISLILNEYAEFNKVMMNSNQVVFQDKESVVASGEATSQEIYSSLPRRSASYEDVITDLCTSLHVKLKSVVKEACKSTFLFYLVETEDKSFFLRTKNILRKGGHTEIEPQHFCQAFHRENDTLIVIIRNEDISSHVHQIPSLLKLKHFPGVVFAGVDSPEDVLDYTYQELFRTGGFVISDDKILETLTLVQLKEIVKILEKLNGNGRWKWLLHYRENKKLKEDVRVDSIAQKKNLILKSYQSANIIELLHYHQCDSRSSTKAEHLKCLLNLQIQHIHARFAVFLTEKPTVSREVFENSGILVTDVNNFIENIQKVAAPFRSSYW; the protein is encoded by the exons gcAATCATCAAATGCTTAGAAGAGCGGGGgtttttcattttacttacaTCATCAGCCTTAATATCAGAAACAA ATTTTGGAGATGAGCGAATGGGGCTACATGGGTTACATTTGTTCCATTCATCCCCGTCTACAG gGCTgaaagacttgaaagttgaagaTGATGTCTCATTGAAGGTGATACCTATTTTACCTGCCCTTAATTGTGCCCTGCTAGAGGCAAAGAAATCGTTTACTGAAGAAGGAATCTGTCCAAACACATTAGTAAAGCATAATTTCCAAGAACTGTACAAGGTGGACAAAAGTCCTTCATTGGCTGCTTCTCAGGAGGGAATTAAAGATACTGCATTCTTCGGCAAATTGTCCAATGGTTTTGACTTGGTTCCTCCAGCTGAAAAGTGCCCTTTACAATCTTTAACTCAGTTGAAGTCTTATTTTTCAGATCCTAGTGGGTACATTTTGGAAGTATCGACTGCGTTAGATTTATTGGCAGAGCGTCCTCAATCTCCTTATATTTCAGATGGAATTTGTGATGCTGGATTTTCTTTAGTTATGACTCCAGATCCTGAATTTCTTGACTCAGAGGCAGAAGTAAGAAAAGAAGCTGAAACAGAGAGGAATTCTGAAGAAATGTTTAAAGCAAGGCAGAGAGCTGTGGTTCCTTTAAGTCCAGCATCCAATCTGAGAGTTCGGCCTAAGAGAAAGGCAAGCATGCCGCCCGGGGTACAGAGTAAAAGGGTGAActtgtgccgtcccttccccaaAAGAACTCCTGCTGGAGCAAACAAGTGTTCAGACTCTCCAGCCACTCTCAAATTAGTTAAAGGACAGTTTCCTCAGAAAAGAAAACGAG GTGCTGAAGTGCTGGCTGCACAGTTTGTACAGACAACCAAATTGGATAGGAAAAACCAAGACGCTCCTATTTCTAAAGATGTTCCAGTGGCAACGAATGCTAAAAGGGCAAAGAAGCCAGAGAAATCTCCAGTCAAAACTGTTTCAAGGGCTAAGCCACCTGTGAAGAAATCTCCACAAAAACAGAGGGTAAATATAGTAAAAGGCAATCAGAATCCCAGAATCAGAAAGCAGCCACAACCTG CCAGAGGAGAAACTGCTTCACAGCTTCAATCAGAAATTTCATCAGATGGTCGTGAAAATGTTATTAGCATAAATACAGCTCAACCAGAAAATATCACAGTGGCTCAGAAAGGTTTACCTGAGAACTCCATTGTCAACTGTGACTCCCAGGCCCTAAATATGTTAGCTGATCTAGCATTAAGTGCTGCTACCTCTACCCCACCATCATCTGAGCCCAGAAACCTTCCCTGCTCCCCTGAAGTGCCAGAAAACAATGTTTTGCTTTCTAAAGAACCTTCTTTGTGCGGTACATCTGACCATGAATATCACAGAGGAGTTAAAAATCAAAAGGGTGGACCATTACCTAAGCCCTCCTCTGATAAGAAGAGTAATCCGACATCAGACCCCACTGTTAGCCACGAGGAAGAACGCTTGGTTCCTGGTAGTCAGGCCCCTTTGGAAGGCCAGTTGGCACCTCCTGAGGAGATACTAGAAACTTCCGATTCAAGCCAAAGCTCTTTTGTTGCTGTGGAACATTCCTATGCCCTGTTCCTTGCAGAACATTCAAAGAAGCATCTACAGCAGAGAGGGGTACCAGGCCCTGCCTTTGCCAAGAACGGCACAAAAGGCCCTGAAGCAGGAACCCCAGTGGGAAAAGTAATGCCGTTTCGGCATCAGCAGAGCACCTCCCCTCTGCAGAAGCTTTCTGAGGACTCATTACTCAAGCGCAAGAGCAAATTGCTGTCCTCCAGCCTGAAAGATTTTTACTGCTCTCATACTGTGTTCAGCTGTGATGGCTCCTTTAAGGTCACTTTCAAATGTGACACAGAATATGTATTCAGCTTAGACAGCAAATATACCAACAACCCACTGGAGAAAACCGTAATAAGAGCATTACATGG GCCCTGGAACACTGATTTACCTGATAACGTGGAAGAAGTGAAGCTTTTACTTCATATGTGGGTAGCTCTGTTCTACAGCAATCAGAACAAGGTCATACGATCATCCCGAAAAGTGGTAGAACACAGCAACCCAGCAAAATATGTGTCTATAAATAGCACGTTAGAATCTTTTGAATTCAGTGAACTTGAGGAGCTCCCCAGCGTGGAAAGGTGTTCCGTAGACCCTCTGCTGGAGACTAATGAAACTCCTATAGGTCATACTGCCGAAGTGTCCTTCCCTGACACTAACTCCTTGCTTCCTTTCATGAAACCACCACCTGCAAGAGGCTTGGAACTCTGGGTACAGAGTGAACAGAAAGAAATTTTTGCAAGAGAGGGTGGTCCAGATACCCCAGAAAGCCAGAATTTCATTTACTCTTGTAATAAAGAG ATAATTGGGCGGAAGGCCGAACAAGAATCATCAGATAAACTAGAGACTTCTAATCTTGTGCTTTCTGGTATTGGAAGCACCCAAACTAATGGACCTTCTATTCCTAGTGAAGATAAAACCTTTGAGCCACTTGATAGCACAAGAGTGACTTCTTACAATGATACTGTTACACAAACCACATTCACCAAGACTTACGATGGGATCAGCAATCAGTCAGTGATTTGTCAAAAGTCTGTGTACAGCACCCTTGAAAACAAAGTTGATATTTTTCATGCAACAATGCAGACAAAACCAGGTGCTTTACAAGGCCTTATCCAGCATAGTAGCCCCATAAACAAAGAATGTCAGCCTTCATTGGCAAGAAAGGATGATGTGGGGTATGTAATGATTAATCTGGAACCAGTTACTCTCACTTTTGAAAAAAATGCCTATGTCCCAGTACATCCAGAAGTTTTAAATAGAGCTGATAAACCTACAATCTTTAATATGGAGTCGATTAAACAAATATCACCTCCTACAAGTCCGAGACATTCTATATCCACATTTGAAAAGGCACAAACACAAGGTCTTAGGGACATTCCATCTCTCGCAATGTCAGGACAAAAAGGCACTAAGTACCTTTGTGCCTCCTCAGTAAATAGAGAGACACTTGCTAAAGAAATGTGTTCATTACAGAAAGAGATTCCTGTTCCAGGCTCATCATCGCCATCTGATAATTCACTGGTAACGGAGGCATTATCATTAGTTAAAAGTTCTAATTATTCGTTACCcagagaagaaatgaaactctctcAAGAATTTTTTCTGCCAGCTCGGAGTCTTTGTGGTGTATCTTTGGAAGAGGCTATAGAGCCATCACAGGTTGAAGCAGCCTCATCATCAGCCTCTGCCACcttggaaaaaaattattcactTAACTGTGTTCCATCAATAAGTAGTCTGTCAGATGGCTCTTTAGAACTAAAGAATGACAAGAGTGGTCTAAACAgtgaaaatatgaattttgaatCATTTAATTCAGCATTTACCAAACAAACTAGCTTATCTATGAATAGAGAGGAGGTCAGCCTAGAGTTATCAGAGGAAGATTCTGACATTGACCTAACTCTCACAatatcaccacctacaagtcccAGAGAAGAAATGCCAGCTGGTGAAACAGAGCAACATCAGGAGGCCCCATTATCAAATTTAGAACTTCAGGATATGGCTGAAGAAATAATTGAGCCAGAAGAGGTGACTTTCGTAGAAAACAGAGAAGTGAATTCTGCTAATTATACATCAGTGTATCCTACAGTGTCAGAGAAGCCATTAGAAAATGAGGAGAGAAAAGGTGATCATTTACAAACAGTTACTTTAATACTTGCTAAAGAAACTTGTGCCCTTGAGATTGCAGAGGAAGTTAATGTTAGCTCAGACTTTCCCTTTGGTTCTTTAATTGAAGAAGTGTCACCAGCTTCTAGTCCTGACCCCCAAGTACCAGTTGAAGAAACACAGCCATCTCAGGCTGTGTCTCTCTGTAGTTTAAAACTTCCTGATACACAGTGTGAGAAAAGTGACAGATTCTCCCAGATTGAGTCAGTAGATTTGGccataacagaaaaagaaagttctTTTGTTGGTCCTACCCATCCCGTGGGACAAGGTGACTTAACTCAGGTACAGCAGATGCTCCTTCCTGCTGAAACACCTCTAGCATTAAATAATCATCCAGCAAGAAGAGACAGACATTTAACCCTTCCTGGTAAAGTAACTGAGGAAGTTGTCCCAAATGAGCATGATGAGGGTTTCTCTCTCTCAGAAGAGGTGCCACACTGTGATACAGAGTTAGATCAGCCCACCTCAGCTGCCAGTTTCAGAGACGACTTCAAGCCTTCTCTGGAGAAACTGGTAACGGGAAATCGACTGCAGCCAATTAGTGTAGAGAACAGAAATTCAGACTTAAATCATCTTGTCTTGGAGACCAGTGAGCCTCCATTTAGTCCTAGAAAGATTATTGTAAGTAAGTCTTTGGCTGACACATTTGTTTCTACAACTGCTCCAAGTAGTTTAGTGAATGTGTTGTTAAAAGAGCAGACTAGCCTTAAAGGCACTAAGAAAAATCTCTTTAGCAGTGATTTGAAAATAGATGAAAGCAATTACATGCAAGTGAAGTCCTTAAGCTCCAGTTCAGTTGATGGAGCTGGTATTTCGCAGGCATACGTGCACTCAGAGAGCCCCAAACTTGCTTGTTCCTCAGCCAGTGCCACGTTAACCCATTGTACGAGATCCATAAATGCAGAGGCAGGCTTTCAAACACAGGAAATATCAGTAGTCAGAATGGCCAGTTTGCTTAAGAATAGTGACACTGAAGCTGAATTACATGAAAAAGCCATAGATCTAGGAGGTCTTGGCTCTCAGTCGAACACCACATCTCCAGAAGGCAAACAAAAAAGCCACATGCTACAAGATATGTCCCCATGTGAAACCAAAGATCTGCTGAATGGTGGGCTTTTTCCCACATGTTTACATGCTGATTCTTACCAAAAGATAGCAGTCACTAGTGAAAATATCGGTAAAGAGCCTTCTGCTTCTGTTCCCAAATCTTGTGCTCCTCTTGTTTGTGGAGTCTCTACAGAGCAGATAGAAAATAAGAGCGCTGGTGGGCTCAGGGCCAGGGAGGACTCTGAAACCCTGGGTGGAGACATGGATATCAGTGGGACACCCATTATGAATTCTGACATCCATTATGAACCACTTTCTGGAGACTCCGATCAAGACTTTTTTGGTGACTGTAGAAATCCCAAATTAGAAGTGGAGGATTCCTGCACTTTGCGATGTAGtcacaccaagaaaaaagaagatgcTTCAAAAGATGATTATGCCTCTTTCCTGGGCCTAAACAATAGTGATAATGAAGACTGGGGCTACTCTAACCAGGTTCCAGGGTTGGAGACAAGCATTCCTCCCAGAAACTGGTCTGTTGGATTAAAGAAAGGAGATAAGTGTGTGCCACGTTATATCCAAATCAGAGATCTCCATGGTATCCCCAGGACTTATACTAATTTCACTGTAACTAGAGAGCTCAATGAGACCACGAGGACGTTGCACAGCCTGAGGAGGCAGCCCAGTTTCACTGCACAATGTGGCTTGCTCAGCTCCTGGACAAATACTTGGCGGGTGGCGGACGACCTCACCCAGAACACTTTAGACCTGGAGTATCTCCGTTTTGCACATAAACTAAAACAAATTGTAAAGAATGGAGATTCTCAGCGTTCTGCCTCTTGCACAAGTGTCTTTTTGAAGGAGTCACCTCTCCAAATCGCTGCTGGAGCTTTCCCTCTGACAAAACTGTCCGAGTCCCCAGTTCTATATCCTGCATCCCGGAGCAGAAGTCCCCTTGTGGTAACAGTCGTGCACTCAGACCCCAGACAACGGAGTCAGCACACAAGAGGCCACATACCCAGCAATTTGGACAGTTCTTCCTTTTGGAAAGAGAGATGTGGTCGCAGTAGAAATCACCTTACAAATTCTGAAAGGAATAAGACTGTTTCATTCCACCTCAACAAACTGAAATATAACAGTACTTTGAAAGAATCACGGAATGACATTTCACTTATTCTCAATGAATATGCTGAATTTAACAAGGTAATGATGAATAGCAACCAAGTTGTTTTCCAGGATAAAGAGTCAGTTGTTGCTTCTGGAGAAGCCACATCTCAAGAGATATATTCATCTCTCCCAAGAAGGTCAGCCTCCTATGAAGACGTGATTACAGACTTGTGTACCAGTTTGCATGTGAAACTAAAAAGTGTTGTGAAAGAGGCTTGTAAAAGTACCTTCCTCTTCTACCTTGTTGAGACAGAGGACAAGTCATTTTTCCTAAGAACAAAG AATATTCTGAGGAAAGGAGGCCATACAGAAATTGAACCTCAGCATTTCTGTCAAGCTTTCCACAGAGAGAATGATACGTTAATAGTCATCATCAGAAATGAGGATATATCTTCGCATGTGCATCAA ATTCCTTCTTTGCTGAAGCTGAAGCACTTTCCTGGTGTCGTCTTCGCTGGAGTGGACAGCCCCGAGGATGTTCTCGATTACACCTACCAAGAGCTGTTTCGGACAGGAGGCTTTGTGATATCAGATGACAAAATATTAGAAACTTTAACGTTAG TTCAGCTGAAGGAAATTGTCAAAATCCTGGAGAAACTAAACGGAAATGGAAGATGGAAGTGGTTGCTTcattacagagaaaataaaaagctaaaggAAGATGTCAG AGTGGATTCAATTGCACAGAAAAAGAACTtaatattgaaatcataccagAGTGCAAATATCATTGAATTGCTTCATTATCACCAGTGTGACTCCCGGTCATCAACAAAAGCAGAACATTTGAAATGTCTCCTAAACCTGCAAATTCAGCATATCCATGCCAGGTTTGCCGTTTTCCTAACAG aAAAGCCTACTGTCTCCAGAGAAGTCTTTGAAAATAGTGGCATCCTTGTTACAGATGTAAATAACTTTATTGAAAATATACAAAAAGTAGCAGCTCCATTTAGGAGTAGCTATTGGTAA